A window of Desulfobacteraceae bacterium contains these coding sequences:
- the hybB gene encoding Ni/Fe-hydrogenase cytochrome b subunit: MAQPTPVPGKRLLTPFNVVTGCILFVGLALTAMRFIGGLGAVTNLDDNNPWGVWIGFDLLCGVALAAGGYVTSAACYIFGLKRFHSAVRPAILTAFLGYALVVFALHYDVGRPWRLPYPIFVSQGTTSLLFEVGLCVFLYLTVLFIEYSPAALEWLGWRRARNIVVRLTLVLTIFGVVLSTLHQSSLGALFLIAPSKLHPLWYSGYLPIYFFVSSLFAGMSMVIFEGTLAHRYLHGQMDEAHLDESDGVVLAFGKAAAFVMAGYFFIKIIGVAVDDNWAHLATGWGAWFLVELLGFVALPAFAYTLGVRERNRSLIRWTAVWTVIGVMVNRLNVSLVAFNYHLPPAQRYFPSWMEIATSIFIVTLGIVAYRLITSRMPILYEHPDFRHEH, translated from the coding sequence ATGGCTCAACCGACGCCCGTCCCCGGCAAAAGGCTGCTTACGCCCTTTAACGTGGTGACCGGTTGCATTTTGTTTGTCGGCCTGGCCCTGACGGCCATGCGCTTCATCGGGGGGCTGGGCGCCGTGACCAACCTGGACGACAACAACCCCTGGGGCGTGTGGATCGGCTTTGACCTGCTCTGCGGCGTGGCCCTGGCCGCCGGCGGCTATGTGACCTCGGCGGCCTGCTACATCTTCGGCCTCAAACGATTTCACTCGGCCGTGCGCCCGGCGATCCTGACGGCCTTTCTGGGCTATGCGCTGGTGGTCTTCGCCCTGCACTACGATGTGGGACGCCCCTGGCGGCTGCCCTACCCGATCTTCGTCAGCCAGGGGACCACCAGCCTGCTGTTTGAAGTGGGCCTGTGCGTCTTTTTGTATCTGACGGTGCTTTTCATCGAGTACTCGCCGGCGGCCCTGGAGTGGCTGGGCTGGCGCCGGGCACGCAACATCGTCGTGCGCCTGACGCTGGTGCTGACCATTTTCGGGGTGGTGCTCTCCACCCTGCACCAGTCCTCGCTGGGCGCCCTTTTTCTGATCGCCCCCTCCAAGCTCCACCCGCTGTGGTACTCGGGGTATCTGCCGATCTATTTTTTTGTTTCCAGTCTCTTTGCCGGCATGTCCATGGTGATTTTCGAAGGCACCCTGGCCCACCGCTATCTGCATGGCCAAATGGATGAGGCCCATTTGGATGAGAGCGACGGTGTCGTCCTGGCGTTCGGCAAGGCGGCGGCCTTTGTCATGGCCGGCTATTTTTTCATCAAGATCATCGGGGTCGCGGTGGATGACAATTGGGCACACCTGGCCACCGGCTGGGGGGCCTGGTTTCTGGTGGAACTGCTGGGGTTCGTGGCACTGCCGGCCTTTGCTTACACCTTGGGGGTCCGGGAGCGCAACCGCAGCCTGATCCGCTGGACCGCCGTCTGGACGGTGATCGGTGTCATGGTCAACCGCCTGAACGTATCGCTGGTGGCCTTCAACTATCACCTGCCGCCGGCCCAGCGCTATTTCCCCAGCTGGATGGAGATCGCCACCAGCATCTTCATCGTCACCCTGGGCATCGTGGCCTACCGGCTGATCACCAGCCGAATGCCGATCTTATACGAACATCCCGATTTCAGGCACGAACACTGA
- a CDS encoding respiratory nitrate reductase subunit gamma codes for MYEFLTGPMLILSLCVFFVGLAARAIWYARGLNWQLDRVAYGTYPGPGLKGAVRSVGSWLLPFGTYGWRAQPFMTVAFFLLHLGAVLVPLFLLGHTLILQAAIGVSPPSLPGTLADILSWAALVGLAMLTLRRIALPEVRILTSGQDYLILALSAAPFVTGLLARHHVGDYSLVLVLHILCGELLLILAPFTKLAHIVLFFMSRAQIGMDYGIKRGGINGKGMAW; via the coding sequence ATGTACGAATTTCTCACCGGTCCCATGCTGATTCTGTCCCTCTGCGTTTTTTTCGTCGGCCTGGCGGCCCGCGCGATCTGGTACGCACGGGGGCTGAACTGGCAATTGGACCGGGTCGCCTATGGCACGTACCCGGGCCCGGGTCTGAAGGGCGCCGTCCGCTCCGTCGGCTCCTGGCTGCTGCCCTTCGGCACCTACGGCTGGCGCGCCCAGCCGTTCATGACCGTGGCTTTTTTTCTGCTGCACCTGGGTGCCGTGCTCGTGCCGCTCTTCCTGCTGGGCCACACCCTGATCCTGCAGGCCGCGATCGGCGTCAGTCCGCCGTCGCTTCCGGGCACCCTGGCCGATATCCTCTCCTGGGCTGCGCTGGTTGGGCTGGCGATGCTCACCCTGCGGCGGATCGCGCTGCCCGAGGTGCGCATTCTCACCTCGGGGCAGGATTACCTCATTTTGGCCCTCTCGGCCGCGCCCTTCGTCACCGGCCTGCTGGCGCGCCACCACGTCGGCGACTACTCCCTCGTGCTAGTTTTGCACATTCTTTGCGGCGAACTGCTGCTGATCCTGGCCCCGTTTACCAAACTGGCCCACATCGTCCTGTTCTTTATGTCCCGCGCCCAGATCGGCATGGATTACGGCATCAAACGCGGCGGCATAAACGGCAAGGGTATGGCCTGGTAA
- a CDS encoding universal stress protein, with the protein MFEQILFATSATPACDPAARVAFNLAQRHGGRLALLHVLGVPTRGFSQEVLDVRTGEKVQADADYIAWVREEIRQYYAKQLEAIPDAAIDIRLGYPHREILRKARDENPDLIVMGGTTEDPDSSVYKKVMVGSTFHRVAKAAFCPVLAVGRSAASFWGGTFSHIVFATDFSKAANAGFAYALQLARSLNAELHLFHALDIGTPQTGVLVDQDTIEKRLREARQRIRGLYVAQMGDFKKFAIEVWEGIPYIEIVKFARERQADLIIMAHHGQPQEVETARLSSTMEQVIVRANCPVLSVNRPIKAQ; encoded by the coding sequence ATGTTTGAACAGATTCTGTTTGCCACATCGGCGACCCCGGCCTGCGACCCGGCAGCACGGGTGGCTTTCAACCTGGCCCAGCGCCATGGCGGACGGCTTGCCCTGCTGCATGTACTCGGCGTGCCCACCCGCGGCTTCAGCCAGGAGGTGCTCGATGTCCGAACGGGTGAGAAGGTGCAGGCCGACGCGGACTACATCGCCTGGGTGCGGGAAGAGATCCGGCAGTATTATGCCAAGCAACTGGAGGCGATACCCGATGCGGCAATCGACATCCGGCTGGGCTACCCGCATCGCGAAATCCTGCGCAAAGCGCGGGACGAAAATCCGGACCTGATCGTGATGGGCGGCACCACCGAGGATCCGGACAGTTCCGTTTACAAGAAAGTGATGGTGGGCTCGACCTTCCACCGGGTCGCCAAGGCGGCTTTTTGCCCCGTCCTGGCCGTGGGACGTTCGGCAGCCTCGTTTTGGGGCGGCACTTTTTCCCACATCGTATTTGCCACCGATTTTTCCAAAGCCGCCAACGCGGGGTTTGCCTACGCCCTCCAGCTGGCCCGGTCCCTGAACGCCGAGCTGCACCTCTTTCACGCCCTGGATATCGGCACCCCCCAGACCGGGGTGCTGGTGGACCAGGACACCATCGAAAAGCGCCTGCGCGAAGCCCGCCAGCGGATTCGAGGGCTCTACGTGGCCCAAATGGGGGACTTCAAAAAATTCGCCATCGAGGTCTGGGAAGGGATCCCCTATATCGAAATCGTCAAGTTCGCCAGGGAAAGGCAAGCCGATCTGATAATCATGGCCCATCACGGGCAACCCCAGGAGGTTGAAACCGCCCGGCTGAGCAGCACCATGGAGCAGGTCATCGTCCGCGCCAACTGCCCGGTGCTCAGCGTGAATCGGCCGATCAAGGCACAGTAG
- a CDS encoding mechanosensitive ion channel family protein: MNTHNKTFFAALLPCLIAAALICGQAPAAAQPTVEQEAAGPPGGIVLIQTDSPRQTIETFQALTRSLEERFNAYLVDKSRANFAALESLVPYFHTLIDLSAVAPSARYDVGMDTLGYLLDIFGRIDPLDLEAIPDQATVEAGQVGEYWRIPRTPITITKIQGGEREGEFLFAARTITVAPRFYKRIAHLPLRSSLEIASWTQAMPQVTGPMIPKWIPANIPAPLQEIWQKTPIWKVIAVALMTTLAAVLLTVFHRMVNRKKAKGQFSTALRRALTPIATLLFFSWFSNFITLQINVAGGFAIIVETTTTIIMYLAAAWLAWLLLRALFAGIVRSRNIPEDSFDAHLWRLAGKLLGIAAVVVILARAAHYLGVPLYSVIAGLGIGGLAVALAIRPTLENLIGGIILYVDQPVRVGDFCSFGDKTGTIESIGVRSTKLRALDRTLISIPNAALADMQLINYAKCDRMLIMTIIGLRYETEPDQMRYVLVKIREMLHAHPRIDSETIRVRFFEYGASSLDIQIRIYALTRDWNEFFAIREDVLLRINDIVREAGTGFAFPSQTMYFSRDQGLDEKSSQAAVKAVQSWRRSGKLPFPRLSRERIDRLHGTLDYPPRGSVEAGSPPEDWGEAAEPLSTTPEPSEGTEENMKKQTTEEKEAL; the protein is encoded by the coding sequence ATGAATACCCACAACAAGACATTTTTTGCTGCCTTGCTGCCGTGCCTGATTGCCGCTGCATTGATCTGCGGGCAGGCGCCGGCGGCCGCGCAACCAACCGTCGAACAGGAGGCGGCCGGTCCCCCCGGCGGTATCGTGCTGATTCAAACCGACAGCCCGCGCCAGACCATCGAGACTTTTCAGGCGCTCACGCGCAGCCTCGAGGAACGCTTCAATGCCTATCTCGTTGACAAATCGCGCGCCAATTTCGCTGCACTGGAGAGCCTCGTTCCTTATTTTCACACGCTGATCGATCTGTCGGCGGTGGCGCCCAGCGCCCGCTACGATGTCGGAATGGATACCCTGGGCTATCTGCTGGATATTTTCGGGCGCATCGACCCCCTTGACCTGGAGGCCATCCCGGACCAGGCCACCGTGGAGGCCGGCCAGGTGGGTGAATACTGGCGCATCCCCCGCACGCCGATTACCATCACCAAGATCCAAGGCGGTGAACGTGAAGGCGAGTTTCTGTTCGCCGCCCGTACCATCACGGTGGCGCCCCGGTTCTACAAACGCATTGCCCATCTTCCCTTGCGGTCATCGCTGGAGATTGCGAGTTGGACCCAGGCGATGCCGCAAGTCACCGGCCCGATGATCCCGAAATGGATACCGGCCAACATACCAGCCCCGTTGCAGGAGATCTGGCAGAAAACGCCGATCTGGAAGGTGATCGCCGTCGCCCTGATGACCACCCTGGCTGCGGTCCTGCTGACCGTTTTCCATCGCATGGTCAACCGCAAGAAAGCCAAAGGCCAGTTTTCCACAGCGCTGCGACGCGCCTTGACACCGATTGCGACTCTCTTGTTCTTCTCCTGGTTTTCGAACTTTATCACCCTGCAGATCAACGTCGCCGGAGGCTTTGCGATCATCGTCGAGACCACGACAACGATCATCATGTACCTTGCCGCCGCATGGCTGGCCTGGCTGCTCCTGCGTGCCCTGTTCGCGGGGATCGTGCGCTCGCGCAATATCCCGGAGGACAGTTTCGATGCCCACCTCTGGCGGCTGGCCGGCAAGTTGCTCGGCATTGCCGCGGTGGTGGTCATTCTCGCCCGCGCGGCGCATTATTTGGGGGTGCCGCTTTACAGTGTCATCGCCGGTCTGGGAATCGGCGGCCTGGCCGTCGCACTCGCCATCCGCCCGACCCTGGAAAACCTGATCGGCGGCATCATTCTCTACGTCGACCAGCCTGTGCGGGTCGGGGATTTCTGCAGCTTCGGCGACAAGACCGGCACCATCGAGAGCATCGGTGTGCGCTCGACCAAGCTGCGCGCGCTGGACCGCACGCTGATTTCCATCCCAAACGCGGCTTTGGCCGACATGCAGTTGATCAACTACGCCAAGTGCGACCGCATGCTGATCATGACGATCATCGGCCTGCGCTACGAAACCGAGCCGGATCAAATGCGCTACGTGCTGGTCAAGATCCGCGAAATGCTGCACGCCCACCCGCGGATCGACAGCGAGACGATCCGGGTGCGTTTCTTCGAATACGGTGCCTCCTCACTCGACATCCAGATCCGGATCTATGCGCTGACCCGGGACTGGAATGAGTTCTTCGCCATCCGTGAGGACGTTCTGCTGCGAATCAACGACATCGTCCGCGAGGCCGGCACCGGATTCGCCTTCCCGTCGCAAACGATGTATTTCAGCCGCGACCAGGGGCTGGACGAGAAAAGCAGCCAGGCGGCGGTCAAAGCCGTGCAGTCCTGGCGGCGATCCGGCAAACTGCCGTTCCCGCGCCTCTCACGGGAACGCATCGACCGGTTGCACGGAACCCTCGACTACCCCCCGCGGGGATCGGTGGAGGCGGGGTCTCCGCCCGAGGACTGGGGCGAAGCCGCCGAACCCTTGTCCACCACACCGGAGCCTTCCGAGGGGACGGAGGAGAACATGAAGAAACAAACAACCGAGGAAAAGGAGGCGCTTTGA
- a CDS encoding 4Fe-4S dicluster domain-containing protein: MGITRRRFLTWVGAAAGSQVVVAGRSQAAGNRQFPGFAESFGVLHDVTRCIGCRRCEAACQQVNGLPEPERPFDDLSLLQQQRRTDAGTYTVVNRFEAAQGPVFVKTQCNHCLEPACASACFVKAFQKVPSGAVSYNVDVCVGCRYCMIACPFNIPTYEYDNPFSPSVQKCTLCQPRIEKGLLPGCVLACPKEALTFGQRGQLLQTARNRIAQHPGRYVHHIYGEHEMGGTSWLYISAAPFREIGMREDLGTMAAGQLTAGPLGAVPIVVGLWPVLLTGIWAIGKRKDKIAAGERRQAVAEAEKNARQAAEAKLAGLREQLGKEKEIAVKLAVKNALEEAARAAQAEALPGNGEPESKEEK; the protein is encoded by the coding sequence ATGGGGATCACCCGTCGTCGATTTTTAACCTGGGTGGGTGCCGCCGCCGGCAGTCAGGTTGTGGTCGCCGGACGATCGCAGGCCGCCGGTAACCGGCAGTTTCCCGGGTTCGCGGAAAGCTTCGGGGTGCTGCACGATGTGACCCGCTGTATCGGGTGCCGCCGCTGTGAAGCCGCCTGCCAGCAGGTCAACGGACTCCCCGAGCCTGAACGCCCGTTTGATGATCTCAGCCTGCTGCAACAACAGCGCCGCACCGATGCCGGCACCTACACCGTGGTCAACCGGTTCGAAGCCGCCCAGGGGCCGGTGTTTGTCAAAACCCAGTGCAACCACTGTCTCGAGCCGGCCTGCGCCTCGGCCTGCTTCGTCAAGGCGTTTCAGAAGGTACCCAGCGGGGCCGTATCCTACAATGTCGATGTCTGCGTCGGCTGCCGCTACTGCATGATCGCCTGCCCGTTCAACATCCCGACCTACGAGTACGACAATCCGTTTTCGCCCTCGGTTCAGAAGTGCACCCTTTGCCAGCCCCGCATCGAAAAAGGCTTGCTTCCCGGATGCGTCCTCGCCTGCCCCAAGGAGGCGCTGACCTTTGGCCAGCGCGGGCAGCTGCTACAGACGGCGCGCAATCGGATCGCCCAACACCCGGGCCGCTATGTCCACCACATCTACGGCGAGCATGAAATGGGGGGCACCAGTTGGCTGTACATCTCCGCTGCGCCCTTCAGGGAGATCGGTATGCGGGAGGACCTGGGTACAATGGCCGCCGGGCAGCTCACCGCCGGGCCCTTGGGGGCGGTCCCGATCGTCGTGGGGTTGTGGCCGGTACTGCTGACCGGCATCTGGGCCATCGGCAAGCGCAAGGACAAGATCGCCGCCGGCGAGCGGCGCCAGGCGGTGGCCGAGGCCGAAAAAAATGCCCGGCAGGCGGCCGAGGCAAAGTTGGCCGGTCTCAGGGAGCAGCTGGGCAAGGAAAAAGAAATCGCCGTCAAGCTGGCCGTCAAAAACGCCCTGGAGGAAGCGGCGCGGGCGGCCCAGGCCGAGGCGCTGCCCGGCAACGGTGAACCCGAGTCCAAGGAGGAAAAATAA
- a CDS encoding PAS domain-containing protein, producing MTEKILIIDPDASLAEALALYLERQQFVVDIASFQADARRHFETGGHRIVLADPMVAGREAGPRLLLGFKADAPLTQLIVFSAEELLPRFMEQLGAQALGYLAKPVDSLALDHLLQQAREWIALKHQLQRYAVQVDTLQTAQNLYQQLFDEVPCYISVQDRQFRITAANRLFKKDFGTQVGAFCYQVYKHRSTQCPNCPVADTFRDGKPHQTEEIVTSKSGRQYNVLTWTAPIRDEWGRITQVMEMSTNITQIRKLQDHLVSLGLMLGSMSHGVKGMLTALDGGIYQLETGLKKQDPVRIQHAFEQVRQMTERIRKMVLEILYYAKSRELQFQPVDLHRLARTVVATVYPMAERNQVPLVTDLDPALGVCEADPNWLQAALVNFLENAVEACAHDRNQSDHQVWFQARPDGADRVCFEITDNGMGMDQETQEKMFTLFFSSKGSKGTGLGMFIAHHVITQHGGSIRVTSKPGEGSRFLIHLPRQRLDKQAASEPEMQQLPSKGAEPDAVRLDPASEALKTAHLQVSGDNS from the coding sequence ATGACGGAGAAAATTCTCATCATCGACCCGGACGCCTCCCTTGCCGAGGCACTGGCCCTTTATCTGGAGCGGCAGCAGTTTGTCGTCGATATCGCGTCTTTTCAGGCCGATGCCCGGCGGCATTTTGAAACCGGTGGGCACCGGATCGTTCTGGCCGACCCGATGGTCGCCGGCCGGGAAGCCGGCCCCCGGCTGCTGCTCGGGTTCAAAGCCGATGCACCCCTCACCCAGCTGATCGTTTTTTCCGCCGAGGAACTCCTGCCCCGGTTTATGGAACAGCTCGGCGCCCAGGCATTGGGCTATCTCGCCAAACCGGTGGACAGCCTGGCCCTGGATCACCTCCTGCAACAGGCCCGGGAGTGGATTGCCCTCAAACACCAGCTGCAACGTTACGCGGTGCAGGTCGATACCCTGCAAACGGCCCAGAACCTCTACCAGCAGCTGTTTGACGAAGTGCCGTGCTACATCTCGGTTCAGGATCGCCAGTTTCGCATCACCGCCGCCAACCGCCTGTTCAAAAAGGATTTTGGAACTCAGGTGGGGGCCTTCTGCTACCAAGTGTACAAACACCGTTCCACCCAGTGCCCCAACTGCCCGGTGGCCGACACCTTCAGGGACGGTAAACCCCACCAGACCGAGGAGATCGTGACCTCCAAGTCCGGCCGCCAGTACAACGTGCTCACCTGGACGGCCCCCATCCGGGACGAGTGGGGCCGCATCACCCAGGTGATGGAGATGTCCACCAACATCACCCAAATCCGCAAGCTGCAGGATCACCTGGTCTCCCTGGGGCTGATGCTGGGCTCCATGTCCCACGGGGTCAAGGGCATGCTCACCGCCCTGGACGGCGGGATCTATCAGCTTGAAACCGGGCTCAAGAAACAGGACCCCGTTCGCATCCAGCACGCCTTCGAGCAGGTCCGTCAAATGACCGAGCGCATCCGCAAGATGGTGCTGGAAATCCTCTACTACGCCAAAAGCCGGGAGCTGCAGTTCCAGCCGGTGGACCTCCACCGCCTGGCCCGGACCGTGGTGGCCACCGTCTACCCAATGGCCGAACGAAACCAGGTCCCGCTGGTAACCGATCTCGACCCGGCGTTGGGGGTGTGCGAAGCCGATCCGAACTGGCTGCAGGCGGCGCTGGTGAACTTCCTTGAAAACGCCGTGGAGGCCTGTGCGCACGACCGGAACCAATCCGACCATCAGGTATGGTTCCAGGCACGCCCGGACGGCGCCGATCGGGTCTGCTTCGAGATAACCGACAACGGCATGGGAATGGATCAGGAAACCCAGGAGAAGATGTTCACCCTTTTTTTTTCCTCCAAGGGCTCCAAGGGCACGGGGCTGGGGATGTTCATCGCCCACCACGTGATCACCCAGCACGGCGGCAGCATCCGGGTGACCTCCAAGCCAGGGGAAGGGTCCCGCTTTTTGATCCACCTGCCGCGTCAGCGGCTGGACAAGCAGGCGGCATCGGAACCGGAAATGCAGCAGCTGCCATCCAAGGGCGCGGAACCTGATGCGGTCCGCCTGGATCCGGCATCCGAAGCGCTTAAGACCGCCCACCTTCAGGTCAGTGGCGACAACTCTTGA
- a CDS encoding cytochrome c family protein: MVLAFVYFAAGSDQMVSGSGRPDWLTLSISTASTPDEMPPVWFAHDRHTDALTGQDCTTCHTKDEGRIRFAFKQAAGEDYHADMAEFHDNCIGCHAKTAMQGEPAGPRAGECRLCHTPNAPDRSAWTAMRFDHSLHARHETSPRIGPTAEADSANCSACHHRYNADTQTLYYEKGTEGACQYCHAPVAAATPDDPARAMRQAAHDGCVSCHLINQTQAAKEANAKFGPITCAGCHDQSMQAQIATVQPLPRFKRNQPDAVLLATRLTNQLAASPEDRAPVSAVAFNHKSHEANVESCRTCHHASLQKCSDCHTPDGSREGAFVGLGQAMHVADRDPSCIGCHQQAQTDAACAGCHSMTPAPDFAATGCQACHGVAADEQTVAVLTDPDARAAMAAAFVKRRGGGAPLPPETDIPEIVTIGTLSDAYEPVRLPHRKIVRALADRIAENTLAKTFHPTSETLCQGCHHNAAALPKPPACASCHGTMTATPSDGRPALLGAYHLQCITCHERMGIEKPAATACTECHPPRSSTASQN; the protein is encoded by the coding sequence ATGGTTCTGGCGTTCGTTTATTTCGCCGCCGGCAGTGACCAGATGGTTTCGGGCAGTGGTCGACCGGATTGGCTGACGCTCTCGATCTCCACAGCATCCACACCCGATGAGATGCCGCCGGTTTGGTTCGCCCATGACCGCCACACCGATGCGCTGACCGGACAGGACTGCACGACCTGCCACACGAAGGACGAGGGACGGATCCGTTTTGCGTTCAAGCAGGCAGCCGGCGAAGACTACCACGCGGACATGGCCGAATTTCACGACAACTGCATCGGCTGTCACGCCAAAACGGCCATGCAAGGGGAGCCTGCAGGCCCAAGGGCCGGTGAGTGCCGCCTGTGCCACACACCTAACGCCCCGGACCGTTCGGCCTGGACGGCCATGAGATTCGACCACTCCCTTCATGCCCGGCATGAAACCAGCCCACGCATCGGCCCGACCGCCGAAGCGGACAGCGCCAACTGCAGCGCCTGCCATCACCGTTACAATGCCGACACCCAGACCCTGTACTATGAAAAAGGCACCGAGGGTGCCTGCCAATATTGTCACGCACCCGTGGCGGCCGCAACACCGGACGATCCGGCGCGCGCCATGCGGCAAGCGGCCCACGACGGCTGCGTGAGCTGTCATCTGATCAACCAAACCCAGGCCGCCAAAGAGGCCAATGCCAAATTCGGTCCGATTACCTGCGCCGGCTGCCACGACCAAAGCATGCAGGCGCAAATCGCGACCGTCCAGCCCCTGCCCCGGTTCAAACGCAACCAGCCGGACGCCGTTCTGCTGGCCACACGCTTGACCAACCAACTGGCCGCTTCCCCCGAAGACCGGGCCCCTGTATCGGCGGTCGCTTTCAACCACAAAAGCCACGAGGCCAATGTCGAAAGCTGCCGCACATGCCACCACGCATCCCTGCAAAAATGCAGCGACTGCCACACCCCCGACGGTTCCCGGGAGGGCGCTTTTGTCGGCCTGGGGCAGGCGATGCACGTCGCGGACCGCGATCCAAGCTGTATCGGCTGCCACCAGCAAGCCCAGACAGACGCCGCCTGCGCCGGATGCCACAGCATGACTCCGGCCCCGGATTTTGCCGCCACCGGCTGTCAAGCCTGCCACGGGGTAGCGGCGGATGAACAGACGGTGGCCGTCCTGACAGACCCCGACGCCCGCGCCGCCATGGCCGCCGCTTTCGTCAAGCGCCGCGGGGGTGGCGCGCCCTTGCCGCCGGAAACCGATATCCCGGAAATCGTCACCATCGGAACCCTCAGCGACGCCTACGAGCCGGTGCGCCTGCCCCACCGCAAAATCGTCCGGGCTCTGGCGGATCGCATCGCCGAAAATACGCTGGCCAAGACTTTTCACCCAACATCGGAAACATTGTGCCAGGGATGCCATCACAATGCGGCCGCGCTTCCCAAACCCCCGGCATGCGCCAGCTGTCATGGAACGATGACCGCAACGCCGTCTGACGGCCGCCCCGCCCTGCTGGGGGCCTATCACCTGCAGTGCATCACGTGCCACGAACGGATGGGGATTGAAAAACCGGCGGCCACGGCCTGCACCGAGTGCCACCCGCCCCGAAGCTCGACCGCGTCCCAAAACTGA
- a CDS encoding (Fe-S)-binding protein — translation MPEGTLCNRTPIKTEAALKRLLDDTGGKTYYQEMKALEVDRALLWGTLQKTLKSRLRTWLSLCAHCGMCADSCFLYRISNRDPKQVPAYKIQSTLGEIVRRKGNVDTAFMHRAMETAWAKCTCCNRCGLYCPHGIDMGVMFGYLRGLLYQQGFVPWELKIGAGMHRVYRAQMDVSDQEFVETFEWMVEEYAEDYPGLTVPVDKEGADILYTVNAREVKHYPEDLAEAAILFHLAGEDWTVPSSGWEQTSLSMFAGDWEACKLQVESVYSAMERLKPRRMVGTECGHAHRATVIEGPYWAGRRDGRPPVKSIHYVEWVAEALRSGKLKIDPEKRIKVPVTLQDSCNYIRNHGLKEITREIISHIVAPGYFREMSPNREHNYCCGGGGGFNGIGLYRPQRNQALITKRDQLLATGAELVIAPCHNCWDAIRDLVEEYHVPIKWSFLKPLLIKMVQVPEHLRPENN, via the coding sequence ATGCCCGAAGGCACGCTCTGCAACCGGACCCCCATCAAGACCGAGGCGGCATTAAAGCGGCTGCTGGACGACACCGGCGGCAAGACCTACTACCAGGAGATGAAGGCCCTGGAGGTGGACCGCGCCCTGCTGTGGGGCACCCTTCAAAAAACATTGAAAAGCCGGCTGCGCACCTGGCTGAGCCTCTGCGCGCATTGCGGCATGTGCGCCGACAGCTGCTTCCTCTACCGGATCAGCAACCGCGACCCGAAGCAGGTGCCGGCCTACAAGATCCAGTCCACCCTGGGTGAGATCGTGCGCCGCAAGGGCAACGTGGACACCGCCTTCATGCACAGGGCGATGGAGACGGCCTGGGCCAAGTGCACCTGCTGCAACCGCTGCGGCCTGTATTGCCCCCATGGCATCGATATGGGGGTCATGTTCGGGTACCTGCGCGGATTGCTCTATCAGCAGGGGTTCGTTCCCTGGGAGCTGAAGATCGGTGCCGGCATGCACCGGGTCTACCGCGCCCAGATGGATGTCAGCGACCAGGAGTTTGTCGAAACCTTCGAGTGGATGGTGGAGGAGTACGCCGAGGATTATCCGGGCCTCACCGTGCCGGTGGACAAGGAGGGGGCCGATATCCTCTACACGGTCAATGCGCGCGAGGTGAAGCACTATCCGGAAGACCTGGCCGAGGCCGCCATCTTGTTTCATCTGGCCGGCGAAGACTGGACCGTTCCCAGTTCCGGCTGGGAACAGACGAGCCTGTCCATGTTCGCCGGGGACTGGGAGGCGTGCAAGCTCCAGGTGGAAAGCGTTTACAGCGCCATGGAGCGGCTCAAGCCCAGGCGCATGGTGGGCACCGAGTGCGGCCACGCCCACCGGGCCACGGTGATCGAAGGCCCCTACTGGGCCGGCCGCCGGGACGGGCGGCCGCCGGTCAAATCGATCCACTACGTGGAGTGGGTGGCCGAGGCCCTGCGCAGCGGCAAACTCAAGATCGATCCGGAGAAACGGATCAAGGTCCCGGTGACGCTCCAGGATTCCTGCAACTACATCCGCAACCACGGCCTCAAGGAGATCACCCGCGAGATCATCAGCCACATCGTCGCGCCGGGCTATTTCCGGGAGATGTCCCCCAACCGCGAGCACAACTATTGCTGCGGCGGCGGCGGGGGGTTCAACGGGATCGGGTTGTATCGCCCCCAACGCAACCAGGCCCTGATCACCAAAAGGGATCAGCTCTTGGCCACCGGCGCCGAACTGGTGATCGCCCCCTGCCACAATTGCTGGGATGCCATTCGGGACTTGGTGGAAGAATATCATGTCCCCATCAAATGGTCGTTTTTAAAGCCGTTGCTCATCAAAATGGTTCAGGTCCCGGAGCATCTTCGACCCGAAAACAACTAG
- a CDS encoding response regulator: protein MGHKILVIDDDPNVADYLTTLFADHGYATCHASDAQTGLEMAQSERPDLITLDLEMPGEWGPRFYRKMSRDPELKNTPVIVISGLSGNEYAIGKAVATLTKPFDRQELLKIVRETLA from the coding sequence ATGGGACACAAGATACTGGTGATCGATGACGACCCCAACGTGGCCGATTATCTCACCACATTGTTCGCGGACCACGGCTACGCCACCTGCCATGCGTCGGACGCCCAAACGGGGCTGGAGATGGCGCAAAGCGAACGACCCGATCTGATTACGCTGGATCTGGAGATGCCGGGGGAATGGGGCCCACGGTTTTACCGCAAAATGAGCCGGGACCCGGAGCTGAAAAACACCCCGGTGATCGTCATCAGCGGTTTGTCGGGAAATGAATACGCCATCGGCAAGGCCGTGGCCACCCTGACCAAACCCTTCGACCGACAGGAGCTGCTGAAGATCGTTCGCGAGACCCTTGCCTAA